The following proteins come from a genomic window of Limosilactobacillus reuteri:
- a CDS encoding aldo/keto reductase codes for MLELTNINSTFNLNNGVKIPCVGYGTFRTPADVAEQAVKEAIETGYRHIDTAAVYGNEEAVGKGIKDSGIKREDLFVTSKLWNTNRGYEQTKKAFQETLDRLQMDYLDLYLIHWPANEKQFGDDAAKINAETWRAMEDLYNEGKIRAIGVSNFMPHHIAELMKTAKVSPAVDQIEVHPGWPHTEEVKYLQAHNILVEAWAPLGGQGAKVLTNPTMIQIADKYQKTPAQVCLRWILQQGILPLPKSVHKERMVSNQNIFDFELTDENMRKISLLPNLGGQCADPDEVDF; via the coding sequence ATGCTTGAATTAACTAATATTAACTCGACGTTCAACTTAAATAATGGGGTCAAGATTCCCTGTGTGGGATATGGTACATTTAGGACTCCGGCAGATGTAGCTGAACAGGCCGTGAAAGAAGCAATTGAAACTGGTTATCGACACATTGATACTGCGGCTGTTTACGGAAACGAAGAAGCAGTAGGTAAAGGTATTAAGGATTCAGGAATTAAGCGTGAAGACCTTTTTGTGACTAGCAAGTTATGGAATACTAATCGTGGCTATGAACAAACGAAGAAGGCTTTTCAAGAGACGCTTGATCGTTTACAGATGGATTATTTAGATCTTTACTTAATTCACTGGCCCGCTAATGAAAAGCAGTTTGGAGATGATGCTGCTAAGATTAATGCTGAAACATGGCGCGCAATGGAAGATCTTTACAATGAAGGTAAAATCCGGGCAATTGGGGTAAGCAATTTTATGCCTCACCATATTGCGGAATTAATGAAAACGGCCAAAGTATCGCCAGCAGTTGATCAAATTGAGGTTCATCCAGGTTGGCCACATACGGAAGAAGTTAAATACTTACAAGCACACAATATCTTAGTTGAGGCATGGGCTCCTTTAGGTGGTCAAGGTGCTAAAGTATTAACTAACCCAACCATGATTCAAATCGCTGATAAGTATCAAAAGACGCCAGCGCAAGTCTGCTTACGTTGGATTCTCCAACAGGGGATTCTTCCATTACCGAAGTCTGTTCATAAAGAACGGATGGTAAGTAACCAAAATATATTTGATTTCGAATTAACGGATGAGAATATGCGCAAGATTAGTTTATTGCCAAATCTTGGCGGTCAATGTGCTGATCCAGATGAAGTTGATTTTTAA
- a CDS encoding glycerophosphodiester phosphodiesterase, whose translation MKNAYRAFRQYSCQFRKNWLEYLILFGGLDIVNQFLVIPFFRWITTFVLQAGEIPFISYQNIVIILTHHPLVVVSLLIELICLMVIIYGEFMLLLTGFREIGLPEFSWRRMFRQTQETLSLLNFGSLILLLGYFLLIIPFADIIFRTPLLAKIQVPQFIVDYLTRNVWLIGGLTLFYLLMTMIGIRLILTMPLMAYQHLRLRAAMSQSWQMTSKLRWLKFLIQIVLITIIVGVITFIFYLMIYLLQVALDLLPGKLSLITAIFNLSILQLGGEVLAVWAGTIILLVVVNPLTSINELATSPEHPSRGLLTSFMLVFLVIALATLANNTFYMMGTGIKRPVTISHRGVAEKNGVQNTIPAMEKTSKLRPDYIEMDLHETKDHQFVVMHDENLKDLTGVNKTPHELTLKQLTRLTARENGYHAKVASFDQYLTAAEKHHQKLLIEIKTTPHDSKQMLQNFNRRYGKRILRDHDQVHSLDYSAVTKLKKINPRLTVLYIQPYNLGNPQGVADGFSMEYSTLNQDFITQAQWQHKPVYAWTVNDTDLMKQTMYNHADGIITDNLGELNAAIKDFTGKQSYANRILNYIIVVPTSGGIEP comes from the coding sequence ATGAAAAATGCTTATCGCGCTTTTCGCCAATACTCTTGCCAGTTCAGGAAAAATTGGCTTGAATATTTAATATTATTTGGTGGCCTTGATATCGTAAACCAGTTTCTGGTAATTCCCTTTTTTCGCTGGATAACTACCTTTGTCCTGCAGGCAGGAGAAATTCCGTTTATTTCATATCAAAATATTGTAATTATTCTGACCCATCATCCATTAGTGGTAGTGAGCCTTTTAATTGAATTAATATGCCTAATGGTAATCATTTATGGCGAATTTATGCTCTTATTGACGGGTTTTCGTGAAATTGGCTTGCCAGAGTTTAGCTGGCGCCGGATGTTTAGGCAAACACAAGAAACTTTATCGTTGTTAAATTTTGGATCGTTAATTCTATTATTAGGTTACTTCTTACTTATTATTCCATTTGCGGATATTATCTTTCGAACTCCCCTGCTGGCGAAAATTCAAGTTCCTCAGTTTATTGTTGATTATCTTACCCGTAATGTGTGGCTTATTGGTGGATTGACCTTGTTCTATCTTTTGATGACGATGATCGGTATTCGTTTGATATTGACAATGCCATTAATGGCTTACCAACACTTGCGGTTAAGAGCTGCTATGTCACAGAGCTGGCAAATGACAAGTAAGCTAAGATGGTTGAAATTTTTGATTCAAATTGTACTGATTACAATAATTGTGGGTGTTATAACTTTTATTTTTTACCTCATGATTTACCTTCTCCAAGTTGCTCTGGACTTATTACCCGGGAAATTATCCTTGATTACTGCTATCTTTAACCTGTCGATCTTACAGCTTGGTGGTGAGGTACTAGCGGTATGGGCAGGAACAATTATCTTACTGGTAGTCGTCAACCCGTTAACTAGCATTAATGAACTGGCGACAAGTCCTGAACATCCATCACGAGGTTTGCTTACCTCCTTTATGCTTGTTTTTCTTGTAATTGCTTTGGCGACCCTTGCAAATAATACTTTTTACATGATGGGAACGGGGATTAAACGCCCAGTGACTATCTCTCACCGAGGGGTTGCTGAAAAAAACGGGGTGCAGAATACTATTCCAGCAATGGAAAAAACAAGTAAACTTAGGCCAGATTATATTGAAATGGATTTGCATGAAACAAAGGACCACCAGTTTGTTGTGATGCATGATGAGAATCTTAAAGACCTAACAGGAGTAAACAAAACACCTCATGAACTAACATTGAAGCAATTAACACGACTAACTGCACGCGAAAATGGCTATCATGCTAAGGTTGCGAGTTTTGATCAATATTTAACAGCGGCTGAGAAACATCATCAGAAACTTCTGATTGAGATAAAAACAACACCACATGATTCAAAGCAGATGCTCCAGAATTTTAATCGCCGGTATGGGAAGAGAATTTTGCGAGACCATGACCAAGTTCACTCACTCGACTACAGTGCTGTGACTAAGTTAAAAAAGATTAATCCGCGGCTAACAGTTTTGTATATTCAACCTTATAACTTGGGTAATCCCCAGGGAGTTGCTGACGGATTTTCGATGGAATATTCAACATTAAATCAGGACTTCATTACTCAAGCCCAGTGGCAACATAAACCGGTATATGCATGGACAGTTAATGACACAGATTTAATGAAACAGACTATGTATAACCATGCTGATGGGATAATTACCGATAATTTAGGGGAATTAAATGCAGCAATTAAAGATTTTACTGGTAAGCAAAGTTATGCTAATCGAATTTTAAACTATATCATTGTTGTTCCTACAAGTGGGGGAATTGAACCGTAA
- a CDS encoding ECF transporter S component, translated as MESTFRLRRSIIAAMLLALTLVLGRFFLIPIPWTHGNVNLCDAGVFIAAMLLGPGAGTIVGGFGGMFLDLISGFPQDALFSFAAHGLEGFISGWIYKKYSNTTWGKWIAILTGTIVMIAIYFICNTVMYHVITGFLSLGSNFIQGMIGGIVALIVIRQLKKHHVG; from the coding sequence ATGGAATCTACTTTTCGGTTGCGTCGCTCAATCATTGCTGCAATGTTATTAGCACTAACTCTTGTCCTCGGTCGCTTCTTTCTTATCCCTATTCCATGGACACATGGTAACGTCAACTTATGTGATGCTGGTGTGTTCATTGCTGCCATGCTTTTAGGGCCAGGAGCCGGAACAATTGTCGGTGGCTTTGGCGGGATGTTCCTTGACCTTATTTCCGGCTTTCCCCAAGATGCTTTGTTTTCCTTTGCCGCTCATGGTTTGGAAGGATTTATCAGTGGCTGGATTTATAAAAAATATAGCAACACCACCTGGGGTAAATGGATCGCAATCTTGACCGGAACAATTGTAATGATTGCAATCTACTTCATCTGCAATACCGTCATGTACCATGTAATCACCGGTTTTTTGAGTTTAGGTTCAAACTTTATCCAAGGAATGATCGGTGGAATAGTGGCGTTAATTGTTATTAGACAACTAAAGAAGCATCATGTTGGATAA
- a CDS encoding FAD-dependent oxidoreductase — MKVIIVGCTHAGTITATQILQNHPETEVAIYERNDNVSFLSCGIAVYLSGDVGDPDAMFYSSPEQLAAMGATVHMQHNVTDIDPKTNTVTVTDLVTGETKTDYYDKLVDTTGSWPVIPPIEGVDGPHVYLCKNYHHAKELFNVAKDAQRIVVIGGGYIGVELVEAYTRQNKDITLIDGSPRMLHKYFDREYTEWIQQEFLNHGASFAFDQRVTGFENHENGVTVKTNKGNYDADIAILCVGFRPNTDLLKGKVKMHDNGAIITNEYMQSSDPDIYAAGDSTAVHYNPTGKDAYIPLATNAIRQGTIVGTNLFGNTMRDMGNQSSSGLNLYGTTMVSSGLTLENAKEAGFDAAAVTIEDNYRPEFMPTTTPVLMTLVWDKNTRQILGGQFMSKHDVSQSANIISLCIQDKHTIDYLAFVDMLFQPHFDRPFNYVNILGQAAVKKQAELEK, encoded by the coding sequence ATGAAGGTTATTATCGTTGGTTGTACACACGCGGGAACGATCACCGCTACTCAAATTTTACAAAATCATCCAGAAACAGAAGTCGCAATTTATGAACGGAATGATAACGTTTCATTCCTCTCATGCGGGATTGCTGTTTACTTGAGCGGGGATGTTGGTGATCCAGATGCGATGTTTTATTCAAGCCCCGAACAACTTGCTGCCATGGGTGCAACAGTTCATATGCAACATAATGTAACTGATATTGACCCTAAGACTAATACGGTCACAGTGACAGATCTTGTGACAGGTGAAACAAAGACCGACTATTACGACAAGTTAGTTGATACTACAGGTTCTTGGCCAGTAATTCCACCAATTGAAGGTGTAGATGGGCCTCATGTTTATTTATGCAAGAATTACCACCATGCTAAAGAATTATTCAACGTTGCTAAAGATGCGCAACGGATTGTTGTAATTGGTGGAGGCTATATTGGGGTTGAATTAGTAGAAGCTTATACCCGTCAAAACAAGGACATTACATTGATTGATGGTTCACCACGGATGCTTCATAAATACTTTGACCGCGAGTACACTGAGTGGATTCAACAAGAATTTCTAAATCACGGAGCTAGTTTTGCCTTTGACCAACGAGTAACCGGATTTGAAAATCATGAAAATGGTGTAACAGTTAAGACAAATAAGGGCAACTATGATGCAGATATTGCTATTCTTTGTGTTGGTTTCCGTCCGAATACTGACCTCTTAAAGGGTAAAGTGAAGATGCATGATAATGGGGCAATCATTACGAATGAATATATGCAATCATCTGACCCAGATATTTATGCTGCTGGTGATTCAACAGCTGTTCATTATAACCCAACTGGCAAGGATGCGTACATTCCATTAGCTACTAATGCTATTCGGCAAGGAACAATTGTTGGGACAAATCTCTTTGGCAATACGATGCGCGATATGGGAAACCAATCTAGTTCTGGATTAAACTTATACGGGACAACGATGGTATCATCTGGATTGACTTTGGAGAATGCCAAAGAAGCGGGCTTTGATGCCGCCGCGGTAACAATTGAGGATAACTACCGTCCCGAATTTATGCCGACAACAACCCCTGTATTAATGACATTAGTTTGGGATAAGAATACTCGACAAATTCTTGGTGGACAGTTTATGAGTAAGCATGATGTTTCTCAATCTGCTAACATCATTTCCTTATGTATCCAGGATAAGCACACGATTGATTATTTAGCATTTGTTGATATGCTATTCCAACCACACTTTGATCGTCCGTTTAACTATGTAAATATTCTTGGTCAAGCGGCGGTCAAGAAACAAGCTGAATTAGAAAAATAA
- a CDS encoding GMP reductase → MKTFDYDDIQLVPNKCVIKSRKQADTSVKFGPHTFKIPVVPANMESVIDEDLAIWLAQNDYYYVMHRFNPGTRAAFVKMMHEKGLFASISVGIKDDEYKFIDQLKSEQLNPEYITIDVAHGHSDFVIKMIEYIKEKLPDTFVTAGNVATPEAVRDLENAGANATKVGVGPGKACITKLKTGFGTGGWQLSAIRWCAKAARKPIIADGGIRHNGDIAKSVRFGASMVMIGSMLAGHLESPGHVITIDGKQYKQYWGSASEVQKGAYRNVEGKQMLVPYRGSIKGTLTEMQEDLQSAISYSGGRDLEAIRKVDYMIVKDSIMNGDF, encoded by the coding sequence ATGAAAACATTCGATTATGATGATATTCAGTTGGTCCCAAATAAATGTGTAATCAAGAGCCGTAAGCAAGCAGATACAAGCGTCAAGTTTGGCCCGCACACATTCAAGATCCCTGTTGTACCCGCAAATATGGAGAGCGTCATCGATGAAGATTTAGCAATTTGGCTTGCCCAAAATGACTATTATTACGTGATGCACCGCTTTAATCCAGGAACACGAGCAGCTTTCGTTAAAATGATGCACGAAAAAGGATTATTTGCTTCGATTTCGGTCGGGATTAAGGACGATGAGTATAAGTTTATTGATCAGCTAAAATCCGAACAATTAAATCCAGAGTATATTACGATTGATGTTGCTCACGGTCATTCAGATTTTGTAATTAAAATGATCGAATACATCAAAGAAAAGCTCCCAGATACCTTTGTAACCGCGGGAAACGTTGCAACTCCCGAAGCTGTTCGCGACCTTGAAAATGCAGGGGCAAATGCGACTAAGGTTGGAGTTGGTCCTGGTAAAGCCTGCATCACTAAGCTAAAGACTGGTTTCGGTACTGGCGGCTGGCAATTATCCGCTATTCGTTGGTGTGCTAAAGCCGCGCGGAAACCAATCATTGCTGATGGTGGCATCAGACACAATGGAGATATTGCTAAGTCTGTCCGTTTTGGCGCTTCAATGGTGATGATTGGCTCAATGCTTGCCGGTCACCTCGAATCACCAGGACATGTCATCACCATCGATGGAAAACAATACAAACAATACTGGGGTTCTGCATCTGAAGTTCAAAAAGGGGCTTATCGAAATGTTGAAGGAAAGCAGATGCTCGTCCCTTACCGTGGCTCCATCAAGGGCACTTTAACTGAAATGCAGGAAGATCTCCAATCAGCTATTTCTTACTCGGGTGGTCGCGACCTCGAAGCTATTCGGAAGGTTGATTATATGATTGTAAAAGATTCAATTATGAACGGCGATTTTTAA
- a CDS encoding adenylosuccinate synthase, translating to MSSVVIVGSQWGDEGKGKMTDYLSQEADVVVRSQGGNNAGHTIAFDGKKFALRLVPSGIFAKDKLAVIGNGVVINPPALLKELHYLQDNGIDISGLRISSRSHITFPYHILLDKCQEEAKGDHKVGTTKNGIGPTYMDKVSRVGIRMCDLLEKDTFKEKLERNLAEKNELFTKLYHVDPINFDDIFESYYEYGQELKQYVTDTAQIVNDALDQDKKVLFEGAQGVMLDVDQGTYPYVTASNPIAGGVCTGVGVGPNKIETVVGICKAYSTRVGAGPFPTELTDEIGDQIRETGHEYGTVTGRPRRIGWFDSVAMRHARRVSGISCLSLNLLDVLTGLKTVKICTSYKLDGKQIDYYPASLKELERCEPVYEELPGWDEDITGAKKFEDLPINAQNYLKRVSELSESPLATVSVGADRIQTIIVKDPWELAHK from the coding sequence ATGTCATCAGTTGTTATTGTTGGTAGTCAATGGGGCGATGAAGGAAAGGGTAAGATGACCGATTACCTAAGCCAAGAAGCGGACGTGGTAGTTCGTTCACAAGGTGGTAATAATGCAGGTCACACAATTGCATTTGATGGTAAGAAGTTTGCCCTTCGTCTAGTACCATCAGGGATTTTTGCTAAAGACAAGTTAGCGGTGATTGGTAATGGAGTGGTTATTAATCCACCGGCATTATTAAAGGAATTGCATTATCTTCAAGACAACGGGATCGACATTTCTGGGTTACGGATTTCTAGTCGTTCACACATTACCTTCCCATACCACATTCTTCTTGATAAGTGTCAAGAAGAGGCAAAGGGTGATCACAAGGTGGGTACAACCAAGAATGGGATCGGCCCTACCTACATGGATAAGGTTTCACGGGTTGGTATCCGGATGTGTGACTTGCTCGAAAAGGACACCTTTAAAGAAAAACTTGAACGTAACCTGGCTGAAAAGAACGAATTATTCACTAAGTTATACCACGTTGACCCAATTAACTTTGATGACATTTTCGAAAGTTACTACGAATACGGTCAAGAATTAAAGCAATATGTTACTGACACAGCTCAAATTGTCAATGATGCCCTTGATCAAGATAAGAAGGTTCTCTTTGAAGGCGCACAAGGGGTTATGCTTGATGTTGATCAAGGAACCTATCCATACGTTACTGCTTCTAACCCAATTGCGGGAGGAGTATGTACTGGTGTTGGTGTTGGCCCTAATAAGATTGAAACTGTTGTTGGGATTTGCAAGGCTTACTCGACCCGGGTTGGTGCTGGTCCATTCCCAACCGAATTAACTGACGAGATCGGTGACCAGATTCGTGAAACAGGTCATGAATACGGAACGGTTACGGGTCGGCCACGACGCATTGGTTGGTTTGATAGTGTCGCAATGCGTCATGCACGGCGGGTTTCAGGAATTAGTTGTCTTAGTCTTAACTTGCTTGATGTTTTGACTGGTTTGAAGACCGTTAAGATTTGTACCTCATACAAACTTGATGGTAAGCAAATTGATTACTACCCAGCTAGTTTGAAGGAACTTGAACGTTGCGAACCAGTTTATGAAGAACTTCCAGGATGGGACGAAGATATTACTGGTGCGAAGAAGTTTGAAGATTTACCAATTAATGCGCAGAACTACTTGAAGCGGGTAAGTGAATTATCAGAATCACCACTTGCAACTGTTTCCGTTGGTGCTGACCGGATTCAAACGATTATCGTTAAGGACCCTTGGGAATTAGCACATAAATAA
- a CDS encoding DUF5011 domain-containing protein: MMTQPTLTVEKHYLNWPLNRPLNQADIMRELGVHASDETGQDLTSKVMMNLTQVDVNKAGEYPVMLSVMDNNGQSTQVSITLDIQPMRTQNATQKTATPQKSRRGWLWVIIVIVVILCAWWAISAHNRQAANQAATDSQQSSQISNNSSSIGDLTKDNQRLANQVAELKGATQQYQKDHDQQALESRLDKIQSQTQDLQNQVQSSSVKQDLNQVNETVNEVRENPDNGTKIVNNLKNKGDFQEIWGNISQEVQKWLDEFAN, translated from the coding sequence ATGATGACACAGCCAACACTAACAGTAGAAAAACATTATTTGAATTGGCCACTTAACCGTCCTTTAAATCAAGCTGACATAATGCGTGAGTTGGGTGTGCATGCATCTGATGAAACGGGCCAAGATCTAACAAGTAAGGTGATGATGAACCTAACCCAAGTGGATGTTAACAAAGCAGGAGAATACCCTGTGATGTTAAGTGTAATGGATAATAACGGACAAAGTACTCAGGTAAGCATCACCCTAGATATTCAACCGATGCGGACACAGAATGCAACTCAGAAAACTGCAACGCCCCAAAAGTCAAGACGGGGATGGTTATGGGTTATTATCGTAATCGTAGTTATCTTATGTGCATGGTGGGCAATCAGCGCTCATAACCGGCAAGCAGCTAATCAAGCGGCAACTGATAGTCAGCAGAGCAGTCAAATAAGCAATAATTCAAGCAGTATCGGCGATCTAACAAAAGATAATCAACGTCTCGCTAACCAAGTGGCAGAACTTAAAGGGGCAACTCAACAATATCAAAAAGACCACGATCAACAGGCATTAGAAAGTCGCCTTGATAAGATTCAAAGCCAAACTCAAGACTTGCAAAATCAAGTGCAAAGCAGCAGCGTAAAACAAGATTTAAATCAAGTTAATGAAACCGTTAATGAAGTACGGGAAAACCCAGATAATGGGACGAAAATTGTCAATAACTTAAAGAATAAGGGTGATTTTCAAGAAATCTGGGGAAACATTAGCCAAGAAGTCCAGAAGTGGCTAGATGAATTTGCTAATTAG
- the pyrR gene encoding bifunctional pyr operon transcriptional regulator/uracil phosphoribosyltransferase PyrR: MAHEILDGSSMQRALTRITYEIIEQNKGVDNLVFVGIKTRGVYLAKRLAKRLNQLENVEIPVAALDVSLYRDDRHVPDYTQEPTVKTDQLDIDITNKHVILVDDVLFTGRTVRAALDALMDMGRPKRISLAVLVDRGHRELPIRPDFVGKNIPTAMNETVHVAVEEYDGHEDVTIEHN, translated from the coding sequence ATGGCTCATGAGATCTTAGACGGCTCAAGTATGCAACGTGCATTGACCCGGATTACTTATGAGATTATCGAACAAAATAAGGGTGTCGATAACTTAGTATTTGTTGGAATTAAGACGCGAGGAGTATATTTAGCAAAGCGCCTCGCCAAGCGACTAAATCAGTTGGAAAATGTAGAAATTCCCGTGGCAGCACTTGACGTTTCTCTTTACCGTGATGACCGTCATGTACCAGACTATACTCAAGAACCAACCGTAAAAACTGATCAATTAGATATTGACATTACTAACAAACATGTTATTCTGGTTGATGATGTGCTCTTCACTGGACGGACAGTTCGGGCGGCCTTAGATGCTTTAATGGATATGGGACGGCCAAAACGAATTTCATTAGCAGTCCTTGTTGATCGGGGACACCGTGAATTACCAATTCGGCCAGATTTTGTCGGGAAAAATATTCCAACTGCAATGAATGAAACTGTCCATGTAGCAGTTGAAGAATATGATGGCCATGAAGATGTAACAATTGAGCATAATTAA
- a CDS encoding IS5-like element ISLpl3 family transposase (programmed frameshift): MTTPKRYELEDAQWDRIKGYFPPYRTGRPSSLDNRTALNAILWLMRSGAPWRDLPERYGSWKTVYSRFRAWVSSGLFEQVFLKLIDDPDMENLSLDSTIVRAHQKATGGKKNAECMVENQAIGLSRGGRTTKIHALVDGLGNPLGFRLTGGQVHDSQVASELLEGFDISQSNIIADKAYGTAKLRQYIKDKAAVYTIPPKENTKDKWTCDYHVYCERHLIENFFNQLKNFRRIATRYDKLAHVYLATVYIASICILLK, translated from the exons ATGACAACACCTAAACGATACGAACTGGAAGATGCTCAGTGGGACCGAATCAAAGGATACTTCCCGCCATACCGGACTGGCCGTCCATCAAGCCTAGACAACCGTACCGCCCTCAACGCTATCCTCTGGCTCATGCGCAGCGGGGCTCCTTGGCGTGATCTACCTGAACGCTATGGCTCTTGGAAAACGGTGTATAGTCGCTTCCGAGCCTGGGTAAGTTCAGGCTTGTTCGAACAGGTTTTTCTCAAATTGATTGACGATCCCGACATGGAAAACTTGAGCTTAGATTCAACGATCGTTCGAGCGCATCAAAAGGCCACTGGGG GCAAAAAAAACGCCGAATGTATGGTCGAAAATCAAGCTATTGGACTAAGTCGAGGTGGCCGAACGACCAAGATTCACGCACTCGTTGACGGATTAGGGAATCCCTTGGGTTTTCGCCTAACAGGTGGTCAAGTACATGATAGCCAAGTTGCCAGTGAGTTGCTGGAAGGCTTCGATATTTCTCAATCAAATATTATCGCGGATAAAGCCTATGGCACCGCGAAACTTCGCCAGTATATTAAAGATAAAGCAGCCGTCTATACCATTCCGCCAAAGGAAAATACCAAAGACAAGTGGACCTGTGATTACCACGTTTATTGTGAGCGCCATTTGATTGAGAACTTCTTCAATCAGTTGAAGAACTTTCGTAGGATTGCAACGCGTTATGATAAGCTCGCTCATGTTTATCTGGCTACGGTTTACATTGCCTCAATTTGCATCTTACTTAAGTAG
- a CDS encoding TetR/AcrR family transcriptional regulator: MDIRKINTLNRIKEGFITVLDTKKLSECTTNDIVNSAEISKKTFYNYYQNKQDLLHEIENDLLEGLKEALVIDREELKVVKHLPGADEIKELAEVAFNHTLAFCNENKHALSNLLSSNGDMQFYQMIVEVANNEFDARVPYLFGDINIKEANVKSPLPFSFIKTLYINTIVNLLMLWGAAPESGV, encoded by the coding sequence ATGGATATTCGTAAAATTAATACGTTAAATAGAATTAAGGAAGGATTTATTACTGTTTTAGATACTAAAAAATTATCAGAGTGTACTACTAATGATATTGTAAATAGCGCTGAAATCAGTAAGAAAACCTTTTACAATTATTATCAAAATAAGCAGGATCTTCTTCATGAAATTGAGAATGATCTATTAGAAGGTCTGAAAGAAGCTCTCGTAATTGATCGAGAGGAACTAAAAGTTGTCAAGCATTTACCAGGTGCAGATGAAATTAAGGAATTAGCAGAAGTTGCTTTTAATCATACATTAGCTTTTTGTAATGAGAACAAGCATGCATTATCAAATTTGCTTTCCTCAAATGGGGACATGCAGTTTTATCAAATGATTGTTGAAGTAGCAAATAATGAATTTGATGCGCGAGTTCCGTATTTATTTGGTGACATAAATATTAAAGAAGCTAATGTGAAGTCGCCATTGCCTTTTTCATTTATTAAAACCCTCTATATCAATACAATTGTTAACTTGTTAATGCTTTGGGGTGCCGCACC